A single window of Crassostrea angulata isolate pt1a10 chromosome 8, ASM2561291v2, whole genome shotgun sequence DNA harbors:
- the LOC128159884 gene encoding WD repeat-containing protein 48-like isoform X1: MMSSHNRGTAGQGKRKTQISFIIRDEIEKYNRSGVNAIQYDPDLQRLYSAGRDSIIRIWDTQAKEDPYLFSMEHHFDWVNDIVLCREGRALISASSDTTIKVWNAHEGSCLATLRTHKDYVKCLAYARDKEMVASAGLDRSIVYYDVASLVALTVNNNTTSISSVRETHSIYSLAMNPSGTVLVSGSTENSLKVYDPRDCVTCLMKLKGHTDNVRALVVSRDGTQCLSGSSDGTIRLWSLGQQRCIATLRVHDDSVWALQANDSFTTVYSGGRDKRVWATDLRNPDHRTLICEEKAPILKLELIEGDSENISRPGVTDSLWVATTDSSFRNWSLEKVQNQMSGDYDLDTVKPVNTQPLKCVKGNPRIKQYHVLNDRCHILTKDTDDNVALWNVVTARLVENLGKVNYEEEIKKRFKMIYVHHWFTVDLKLGLLTIHLDESDVFSAWVSAKELGFTPSSESVDTKLNLGQKLLEALFEHWPRAHWFVENEDGMLVKVDSPDFSVPDHTLIIIWHGLHSSHGSSDGESFNFYRFVCRDAGEMDQMNVPKHLNDWVPHWAAEIIIHKKTPKSIKLTFYLLPDPSTGIKPIKNEALSVPSDLMQVRKVIEHVYKFLRQGNENGHPSANHDKEVQDFSSIAGEKVELLCNNQVLNATMDLRTVKHFFWKQSGDLVLHYRIIKR; encoded by the exons TGGACAAGGAAAAAGAAAAACTCAG ATTTCGTTTATCATCAgagatgaaattgaaaaatacaatCGATCAGGGGTAAATGCCATTCAGTATGACCCTGATCTACAAAGACTTTACTCTGCGGGAAGGGATTCCATTATACGGATATGGGATACCCAGGCAAAAGAG GACCCTTATTTGTTTTCTATGGAGCATCATTTTGATTGGGTCAATGACATTGTTTTATGCAGAGAAGGAAGAGCAT TGATATCAGCTTCCAGTGATACCACAATAAAAGTATGGAACGCACACGAAGGATCATGTCTAGCAACCCTCCGGACACACAAA GACTATGTCAAATGTCTGGCGTATGCCCGGGACAAGGAGATGGTGGCATCTGCAGGACTGGACCGCTCCATTGTGTACTACGACGTGGCCAGTCTGGTGGCCCTAACTGTCAACAACAACACCACATCAA TCTCGAGTGTGAGGGAGACTCACTCCATCTACAGCCTAGCCATGAACCCCTCGGGGACGGTGCTGGTCTCAGGGTCCACCGAGAACTCGCTCAAGGTGTACGACCCCCGGGACTGTGTCACCTGTCTGATGAAGCTGAAGGGACACACGGACAACGTCCGGGCCCTAGTGGTCAGCAGGGACGGCACCCAG TGTTTGTCGGGAAGTTCAGATGGAACAATTCGACTGTGGTCACTCGGTCAACAGAGATGTATCGCCACGCTCCGAGTTCACGACGACAGCGTGTGGGCATTACAGGCCAATGACTCATTTACGACGGTGTACTCCGGAGGTCGTGACAAGAGGGTGTGGGCGACGGACTTACGTAATCCAGATCACAGAACGCTGATTTGTGAGGAGAAAGCACCCATACTGAAG CTTGAGCTGATAGAGGGAGACTCAGAAAATATCTCTCGCCCTGGTGTCACAGATTCCTTGTGGGTGGCCACCACAGATTCTTCCTTCAGAAACTGG TCCCTTGAGAAGGTACAGAATCAGATGTCAGGGGATTACGACCTTGACACAGTTAAACCAGTGAATACACAGCCACTCAAATGTGTCAAAG GAAACCCCAGAATCAAACAGTACCATGTTTTAAATGACAGGTGCCATATTTTGACCAAGGACACAGATGATAATGTGGCCCTTTGGAATGTCGTAACT GCAAGGTTGGTAGAGAACCTCGGCAAAGTGAACTATGAGGAGGAGATCAAGAAGAGGTTCAAGATGATTTATGTCCATCACTGGTTCACGGTGGACCTCAAACTCGGG TTATTGACCATACATCTGGATGAATCCGACGTCTTCTCTGCCTGGGTATCCGCAAAGGAACTCGGATTCACCCCTTCATCCGAGAGTGTTGACACTAAAT taaattTAGGTCAGAAACTTCTAGAAGCACTGTTTGAGCACTGGCCCCGGGCTCATTGGTTTGTTGAAAATGAAG ACGGGATGCTGGTTAAGGTGGACAGCCCTGATTTCTCTGTACCAGACCACACCCTGATCATCATCTGGCACGGCCTGCACTCCTCTCATGGAAG CAGTGATGGTGAAAGTTTTAATTTCTACCGATTTGTATGTCGAGATGCTGGAGAGATGGACCAAATGAACGTTCCCAAGCATCTCAATGATTGGGTGCCACACTGGGCGGCAGAAATTATCATTCAT AAAAAGACACCAAAGAGCATCAAGTTAACCTTCTATCTCCTACCAGATCCAAGTACAGGCATCAAACCCAtcaaaaa TGAAGCTCTCTCGGTGCCCAGTGATCTGATGCAGGTGAGGAAGGTGATAGAGCATGTGTACAAGTTCCTGCGGCAAGGGAACGAGAACGGACACCCGAGTGCCAACCACGACAAGGAGGTGCAGGATTTCAGTTCCATCGCCGGGGAGAAGGTGGAACTTCTGTGCAATAATCAG GTCCTTAATGCTACAATGGATCTACGTActgtcaaacattttttttggaaacaaaGTGGAGACCTAGTGTTACATTACAGGATTATCAAAAGATGA
- the LOC128159884 gene encoding WD repeat-containing protein 48-like isoform X2, with product MMSSHNRGTAGQGKRKTQISFIIRDEIEKYNRSGVNAIQYDPDLQRLYSAGRDSIIRIWDTQAKEDPYLFSMEHHFDWVNDIVLCREGRALISASSDTTIKVWNAHEGSCLATLRTHKDYVKCLAYARDKEMVASAGLDRSIVYYDVASLVALTVNNNTTSISSVRETHSIYSLAMNPSGTVLVSGSTENSLKVYDPRDCVTCLMKLKGHTDNVRALVVSRDGTQCLSGSSDGTIRLWSLGQQRCIATLRVHDDSVWALQANDSFTTVYSGGRDKRVWATDLRNPDHRTLICEEKAPILKLELIEGDSENISRPGVTDSLWVATTDSSFRNWSLEKVQNQMSGDYDLDTVKPVNTQPLKCVKGNPRIKQYHVLNDRCHILTKDTDDNVALWNVVTARLVENLGKVNYEEEIKKRFKMIYVHHWFTVDLKLGLLTIHLDESDVFSAWVSAKELGFTPSSESVDTKLNLGQKLLEALFEHWPRAHWFVENEDGMLVKVDSPDFSVPDHTLIIIWHGLHSSHGSDGESFNFYRFVCRDAGEMDQMNVPKHLNDWVPHWAAEIIIHKKTPKSIKLTFYLLPDPSTGIKPIKNEALSVPSDLMQVRKVIEHVYKFLRQGNENGHPSANHDKEVQDFSSIAGEKVELLCNNQVLNATMDLRTVKHFFWKQSGDLVLHYRIIKR from the exons TGGACAAGGAAAAAGAAAAACTCAG ATTTCGTTTATCATCAgagatgaaattgaaaaatacaatCGATCAGGGGTAAATGCCATTCAGTATGACCCTGATCTACAAAGACTTTACTCTGCGGGAAGGGATTCCATTATACGGATATGGGATACCCAGGCAAAAGAG GACCCTTATTTGTTTTCTATGGAGCATCATTTTGATTGGGTCAATGACATTGTTTTATGCAGAGAAGGAAGAGCAT TGATATCAGCTTCCAGTGATACCACAATAAAAGTATGGAACGCACACGAAGGATCATGTCTAGCAACCCTCCGGACACACAAA GACTATGTCAAATGTCTGGCGTATGCCCGGGACAAGGAGATGGTGGCATCTGCAGGACTGGACCGCTCCATTGTGTACTACGACGTGGCCAGTCTGGTGGCCCTAACTGTCAACAACAACACCACATCAA TCTCGAGTGTGAGGGAGACTCACTCCATCTACAGCCTAGCCATGAACCCCTCGGGGACGGTGCTGGTCTCAGGGTCCACCGAGAACTCGCTCAAGGTGTACGACCCCCGGGACTGTGTCACCTGTCTGATGAAGCTGAAGGGACACACGGACAACGTCCGGGCCCTAGTGGTCAGCAGGGACGGCACCCAG TGTTTGTCGGGAAGTTCAGATGGAACAATTCGACTGTGGTCACTCGGTCAACAGAGATGTATCGCCACGCTCCGAGTTCACGACGACAGCGTGTGGGCATTACAGGCCAATGACTCATTTACGACGGTGTACTCCGGAGGTCGTGACAAGAGGGTGTGGGCGACGGACTTACGTAATCCAGATCACAGAACGCTGATTTGTGAGGAGAAAGCACCCATACTGAAG CTTGAGCTGATAGAGGGAGACTCAGAAAATATCTCTCGCCCTGGTGTCACAGATTCCTTGTGGGTGGCCACCACAGATTCTTCCTTCAGAAACTGG TCCCTTGAGAAGGTACAGAATCAGATGTCAGGGGATTACGACCTTGACACAGTTAAACCAGTGAATACACAGCCACTCAAATGTGTCAAAG GAAACCCCAGAATCAAACAGTACCATGTTTTAAATGACAGGTGCCATATTTTGACCAAGGACACAGATGATAATGTGGCCCTTTGGAATGTCGTAACT GCAAGGTTGGTAGAGAACCTCGGCAAAGTGAACTATGAGGAGGAGATCAAGAAGAGGTTCAAGATGATTTATGTCCATCACTGGTTCACGGTGGACCTCAAACTCGGG TTATTGACCATACATCTGGATGAATCCGACGTCTTCTCTGCCTGGGTATCCGCAAAGGAACTCGGATTCACCCCTTCATCCGAGAGTGTTGACACTAAAT taaattTAGGTCAGAAACTTCTAGAAGCACTGTTTGAGCACTGGCCCCGGGCTCATTGGTTTGTTGAAAATGAAG ACGGGATGCTGGTTAAGGTGGACAGCCCTGATTTCTCTGTACCAGACCACACCCTGATCATCATCTGGCACGGCCTGCACTCCTCTCATGGAAG TGATGGTGAAAGTTTTAATTTCTACCGATTTGTATGTCGAGATGCTGGAGAGATGGACCAAATGAACGTTCCCAAGCATCTCAATGATTGGGTGCCACACTGGGCGGCAGAAATTATCATTCAT AAAAAGACACCAAAGAGCATCAAGTTAACCTTCTATCTCCTACCAGATCCAAGTACAGGCATCAAACCCAtcaaaaa TGAAGCTCTCTCGGTGCCCAGTGATCTGATGCAGGTGAGGAAGGTGATAGAGCATGTGTACAAGTTCCTGCGGCAAGGGAACGAGAACGGACACCCGAGTGCCAACCACGACAAGGAGGTGCAGGATTTCAGTTCCATCGCCGGGGAGAAGGTGGAACTTCTGTGCAATAATCAG GTCCTTAATGCTACAATGGATCTACGTActgtcaaacattttttttggaaacaaaGTGGAGACCTAGTGTTACATTACAGGATTATCAAAAGATGA